One window from the genome of Helicoverpa armigera isolate CAAS_96S chromosome 4, ASM3070526v1, whole genome shotgun sequence encodes:
- the LOC126056004 gene encoding UPF0728 protein-like: protein MSFLYVKVYYGLCKTFHRCVHRPELLYGLRDRLQKLGFRVDLKPVEYINYCMLEMCGHEIFRCNLQHLKFNTPWYRDPVCAKAVEAVMASAVKFRRARSYLWFWSLMDNQMFRKSMYAPPNYFADEVLKKYKCGDTFVTHNCEDGGFSFYSFPS, encoded by the exons ATGTCGTTTCTGTATGTAAAGGTGTACTATGGGCTCTGCAAGACATTCCACAGATGCGTTCATAGACCCGAATTATTATATGGCCTGAGAG ATCGTCTGCAGAAGTTGGGGTTTCGAGTAGATTTAAAACCAGTAGAGTACATCAACTACTGCATGTTGGAAATGTGTGGCCATGAA ATATTTCGCTGTAATCTACAGCATTTAAAGTTTAACACTCCTTGGTATCGCGATCCTGTATGCGCAAAGGCCGTAGAGGCTGTCATGGCGTCTGCGGTCAAGTTCCGAAGAGCTCGCAGCTACCTCTGGTTCTGGTCGCTCATGGACAATCAGATGTTCAGGAAAAGTATGTACGCACCGCCGAACTACTTTGCAGACGAAGTGTTAAAGAAATACAAGTGTGGAGATACGTTTGTAACTCACAACTGCGAAGATGggggattttctttttattcttttccTAGCTAA
- the LOC126055958 gene encoding uncharacterized protein LOC126055958 — protein sequence MSFLYVKAYYGPCNTFDTCKHKPQLLTGLRDRLQKLGFRIDLIPVPFINYCMLEMCGHEVFRCNLRHLRFNTKPSRDKICRKAIEAVMTSAVKFRRARAILWFWTALDHQMFRRSKFAPKDYWASDITHPATTCTDCALCCHKASRKQELVDDDIPEGLEPTHHDSVHFDTISEFSVIIADAQKK from the exons atgtctttttTATACGTTAAGGCATATTATGGACCTTGCAACACTTTTGATACCTGCAAACATAAACCGCAGTTGTTAACTGGTCTTAGAG ATCGACTTCAAAAGTTGGGCTTCCGAATAGATCTCATCCCGGTTCCATTCATAAACTATTGCATGCTCGAAATGTGTGGACATGAA GTATTCCGCTGCAACCTGAGGCATTTGAGATTCAACACGAAGCCGAGCCGGGATAAGATTTGTAGGAAAGCAATAGAAGCAGTGATGACGTCAGCCGTGAAGTTCCGACGAGCTCGCGCCATTCTCTGGTTCTGGACGGCTTTGGATCACCAGATGTTCAGAAGAAGCAAGTTCGCTCCCAAAGACTACTGGGCTTCTGACATCACACACCCAGCAACTACGTGCACAGACTGTGCACTGTGCTGCCATAAGGCTAGTCGAAAGCAAGAACTTGTTGACGATGATATACCTGAAGGACTTGAACCAACACACCATGATAGTGTACATTTTGATACAATATCTGAATTCTCAGTTATTATAGCAGATGcacagaaaaaataa
- the LOC135116556 gene encoding uncharacterized protein LOC135116556: protein MSFLYVKAYYGPCNTFDTCKHKPQLLTGFRDRLQKLGFRIDLVPVPFINYFMLEMCGHEVFRCNLKHMKFNTRPSRDKICRRAIEAVMTSAVKFRRARAILWFWTALDHQMFRRSAYAPPDYWAKDIDMGFSTCAECIECCKILVKKRSPNDDKGEDDIETLSSEYSI, encoded by the exons ATGTCGTTTTTATATGTAAAGGCATACTACGGACCTTGCAACACTTTTGATACATGCAAACATAAACCGCAGTTGTTAACTGGTTTTAGAG ATCGACTTCAAAAGTTGGGCTTCCGAATAGATCTCGTCCCGGTGCCGTTCATAAACTATTTCATGCTCGAAATGTGTGGACATGAA GTATTCCGCTGCAACCTGAAGCATATGAAATTCAACACGAGACCTAGCCGGGATAAGATTTGCAGAAGAGCCATAGAAGCAGTGATGACGTCAGCCGTGAAGTTCCGACGAGCTCGCGCCATTCTCTGGTTCTGGACGGCTTTGGATCACCAGATGTTCAGAAGAAGCGCCTACGCCCCACCTGATTACTGGGCTAAAGACATAGATATGGGATTTTCAACCTGTGCAGAGTGTATTGAATGCTGTAAAATCCTCGTGAAAAAACGTTCGCCTAATGATGATAAAGGTGAAGATGATATTGAAACATTATCGTCGGAATACAGTATTTGA
- the LOC126056002 gene encoding uncharacterized protein LOC126056002 — protein sequence MSLLYVKAYYGGPCDTFDCCMHKPHLLFGLRDRLQKLGFRMDLIPVPFINYCMLEMCGHEVFRCNIKNLKFNVSSTRDPTCRRAIEAVIGSAVKFRIARTILWFWTALDHQMFRRSKYAPKDYWPKDIDFGHSTCTECVNCCGDVVKKPPNGDT from the exons aTGTCTTTACTGTACGTGAAAGCGTACTATGGAGGACCGTGTGATACTTTTGACTGTTGCATGCATAAACCACATTTATTATTTGGTTTGAGag ATCGCCTCCAAAAATTGGGTTTTCGAATGGATCTCATACCAGTACCATTCATAAACTATTGCATGCTTGAAATGTGTGGACATGAG GTATTCCGTTGTAATATAAAGAACTTAAAATTCAACGTGAGTTCTACTCGGGACCCCACTTGCAGGCGAGCTATTGAGGCAGTCATTGGGTCCGCAGTAAAGTTCAGGATAGCTCGTACCATTCTCTGGTTCTGGACGGCTTTAGACCACCAGATGTTCAGACGAAGCAAGTACGCTCCCAAAGACTACTGGCCTAAGGATATAGATTTCGGACATTCAACGTGCACGGAGTGCGTCAACTGCTGTGGCGACGTTGTAAAGAAACCTCCTAATGGAGATACCTAA
- the LOC110370515 gene encoding uncharacterized protein LOC110370515: MSILYVKAYHGLCSSNNSFCHKPQFLHGLRDRAQKIGIRIDLVPVPFVDYCMLEMCGHEIFRCKLQNLKFNTQFTRDEVCDRAIYAILSASLKFRRARACLWFWTALDHQLFRRSKYAPQDYWPIDVDFTIKEKCVDCSICCKVPLESTPDNTMTEKDKVEDRISLKSESYSLDEDFI; this comes from the exons ATGTCTATCTTATACGTAAAAGCCTATCATGGTCTTTGCTCCAGCAATAATTCTTTCTGCCACAAACCACAGTTCCTTCATGGATTGAGAG ATCGAGCTCAGAAAATCGGTATTCGAATAGATCTCGTACCAGTCCCTTTTGTCGACTACTGTATGCTCGAAATGTGTGGACATGAA ATTTTCCGCTGTAAGCTACAGAATTTGAAGTTCAACACTCAATTCACTCGGGACGAGGTGTGCGATAGGGCCATCTACGCCATCCTATCGGCCTCCTTGAAATTCCGGCGAGCGCGGGCTTGTCTATGGTTCTGGACGGCGCTTGACCACCAGCTGTTTAGAAGAAGCAAGTATGCGCCACAAGACTACTGGCCTATTGACGTAGACtttacaataaaagaaaaatgtgttGATTGTTCAATTTGCTGCAAAGTGCCGCTAGAGAGTACGCCAGATAATACTATGACGGAAAAAGATAAAGTGGAAGATCGCATTTCTTTAAAGTCGGAGTCTTATTCGCTAGACGAAGATTTTATATAA
- the LOC110370522 gene encoding cytochrome P450 6B6-like, giving the protein MLLLLIPIVLVLLYYYTTRNHDYWEKRNIKHEKPIPVFGTLYNNVFAKKSITEISVELYRQYPNEKVVGIYRGTTPELIIRDLDIARKILNVDFAYFYPRGLGRNPKYEPAFLNIFHVDGDTWKLLRQRLTSAFTTAKLKSMFPLVVACAEKLQNVGEDIVNKGGDCDVRELMARFTTEFIGACGFGIQMDTINNEHSLFRDLGRKMFNRSWRNFVLVPLYDLFPDFRTVFQKILHEPFLLDSMAEIVQNIRKQRNNKPIGRNDFIDLLLEVEAKGKMTGESVEKRTADGKPVQVEMDMDLTCMVAQVFVFFAAGFETSSSATSFMLHQLAFHPEEQKKIQEDIDRVLAKYNNQLCYDSISEMKALSNGFKEAMRMFPSLGTLHRVCAKKYKIEELGITIDPDVKIIIPVEGIQNDEKYFENPTQFKPDRFNDPSEERHKFAYMPFGEGPRQCIGARLGEMQSLAGLAAVLHKFSVEPAATTKRYPEVNHGSNTVQSIKGGLPLKLTLRNK; this is encoded by the exons ATGCTTCTCCTACTTATTCCAATTGTGCTCGTGCTCTTATACTACTACACCACCAGGAACCACGACTACTGGGAGAAACGCAACATCAAGCATGAGAAACCAATACCCGTATTCGGAACGCTGTACAACAATGTATTTGCCAAGAAAAGCATCACAGAAATATCCGTGGAGCTATACCGTCAGTATCCCAATGAGAAAGTTGTGGGCATATACAGAGGAACCACACCAGAACTCATCATCCGAGATCTGGATATAGCAAGGAAGATCCTGAATGTAGACTTCGCATATTTCTACCCCAGAGGATTGGGCAGGAACCCTAAATATGAACCTGCATTTCTGAATATCTTCCATGTTGACGGCGACACGTGGAAATTGTTACGACAGCGTCTAACATCAGCGTTCACGACCGCCAAACTGAAAAGCATGTTCCCACTAGTTGTGGCGTGCGCTGAGAAACTGCAAAATGTCGGTGAAGACATCGTGAACAAAGGCGGAGACTGTGACGTGCGCGAGCTGATGGCGCGGTTCACCACGGAGTTCATCGGCGCGTGCGGCTTTGGTATTCAAATGGACACCATCAACAACGAGCACTCTCTCTTCAGAGATTTGGGCAGAAAAATGTTCAACAGATCGTGGAGAAATTTTGTCCTCGTACCACTCTACGATTTGTTTCCCGACTTCAGaacagtttttcaaaaaatattgcacgAGCCGTTCTTGCTGGATTCCATGGCCGAGATTGTTCAAAATATTCGCAAACAACGTAACAATAAACCCATTGGGCGAAATGACTTCATTGATTTACTTTTAGAAGTAGAAGCCAAAGGCAAGATGACAGGTGAGTCAGTGGAGAAAAGAACTGCAGATGGAAAGCCAGTGCAAGTGGAAATGGATATGGATCTGACATGCATGGTGGCACAGGTGTTTGTGTTCTTCGCAGCAGGTTTCGAAACTTCTTCATCGGCGACGAGTTTCATGTTACATCAGTTGGCATTCCACCCagaagaacaaaagaaaattcaggAAGATATCGATAGGGTGCTTGCGAAGTACAACAATCAACTGTGCTATGACTCAATCTCTGAAATGAAAGCATTGAGTAACGGCTTCAAGGAGGCAATGAGAATGTTCCCCTCTCTGGGCACCTTACACAGAGTGTGTGCAAAGAAGTACAAGATCGAAGAGTTAGGCATCACAATCGATCCAGATGTTAAGATCATCATCCCAGTGGAAGGTATTCAAAATGACGAAAAGTATTTCGAAAACCCCACTCAGTTTAAACCGGATAGGTTCAACGATCCGTCTGAGGAGAGACATAAGTTTGCATATATGCCCTTCGGTGAAGGACCTCGGCAATGTATCG GTGCTCGGCTTGGTGAAATGCAGTCACTAGCAGGACTTGCAGCAGTTCTGCACAAGTTCAGCGTCGAGCCGGCAGCGACCACCAAAAGGTACCCCGAGGTGAACCACGGCAGTAATACGGTGCAGTCCATCAAGGGAGGACTGCCACTGAAGTTGACTCTGAGAAACAAATAG
- the LOC110370521 gene encoding cytochrome P450 6B6-like encodes MIFLLLLPIALVLLYKYTTRNHDYWEKRNIKHEKPIPVFGTLYDNVFAKKSIIEVAADLYRQYPNEKVVGMFRGNTPELVIRDLEIVRKILNVDFAYFYPRGIGRNPKYEPLFMNLFHAEGDSWKLLRQRLTSTFTTAKLKKMFPLVVGCAEKLTHVGEDIVNKGGDCDVRELMARFTTEFIGACGFGIQMDTINDEHSLFRDLGRKMFNRSTKIHFLVALYDLFPEFGTFFQKTFKETFLLDSMTEIVQNIRKQRNFKPIGRNDFIDLLLELEEKGKITGESVEKRTPDGKPMQVEMEMDLTCMVAQVFVFFAAGFETSSSATSFMLHQLAFHPEEQKKIQEDIDRVLAKYNNQLCYDSISEMKALSNGFKEAMRMFPSLGTLHRVCAKKYKIEELGITIDPDVKIIIPLQGIQNDEKYFEHPEKFMPDRFNDTSEERNKFAYMPFGEGPRQCIGARLGEMQSLAGLAAVLHKFSVEPTTTTKRYPDINHGSNIVQSIEGGLPLKLKLRSKENNVAA; translated from the exons ATGATATTCCTGCTGCTACTGCCTATTGCACTCGTGCTCTTATACAAATACACCACCAGGAACCACGACTACTGGGAGAAACGCAACATCAAGCACGAGAAACCAATACCCGTATTTGGAACGCTATACGACAATGTGTTTGCCAAGAAAAGCATAATAGAAGTGGCCGCTGATTTATACCGCCAGTATCCCAATGAGAAAGTTGTGGGCATGTTCCGGGGAAACACTCCGGAGCTCGTCATTCGAGACCTGGAAATAGTAAGGAAGATCCTGAATGTAGACTTCGCGTACTTCTACCCAAGAGGAATCGGCAGAAACCCTAAATATGAGCCTCTGTTTATGAATCTTTTCCATGCTGAAGGGGATTCGTGGAAGTTATTACGGCAGCGACTAACATCCACGTTCACGACTGCCAAgctgaaaaaaatgtttccactaGTAGTTGGGTGCGCTGAGAAACTGACACACGTCGGAGAAGACATCGTAAACAAAGGCGGAGACTGTGACGTGCGAGAACTGATGGCGCGCTTTACCACGGAGTTCATCGGCGCGTGCGGCTTCGGCATACAGATGGACACCATCAACGACGAACACTCACTCTTCAGAGATTTGGGCAGAAAAATGTTCAACAGATCGACGAAAATTCATTTCCTCGTAGCACTATATGATCTATTTCCTGAGTTTGGGACATTCTTTCAAAAAACATTCAAGGAGACATTCCTACTGGATTCCATGACAGAGATAGTTCAAAATATTCGTAAACAACGTAACTTCAAGCCCATTGGCCGAAATGACTTCATTGATTTACTTTTAGAGCTGGAAGAAAAAGGTAAAATCACAGGGGAGTCGGTGGAGAAGAGAACTCCGGATGGAAAGCCAATGCAAGTAGAAATGGAAATGGATCTGACATGCATGGTGGCGCAGGTGTTCGTGTTCTTCGCAGCAGGGTTCGAAACTTCCTCATCGGCAACGAGTTTCATGTTACATCAGTTGGCATTCCACCCagaagaacaaaagaaaattcaggAAGATATCGATAGGGTGCTTGCAAAGTACAACAACCAACTGTGCTATGACTCGATCTCTGAAATGAAAGCATTGAGTAACGGGTTCAAGGAGGCCATGAGAATGTTCCCCTCTCTCGGCACCTTACACAGAGTATGTGCAAAGAAGTACAAGATCGAAGAGTTGGGCATCACAATCGACCCAGACGTTAAGATTATCATCCCACTGCAAGGCATACAAAATGACgagaaatattttgaacatCCGGAGAAGTTCATGCCGGATAGATTCAACGATACATCAGAAGAAAGAAATAAGTTTGCATACATGCCTTTCGGTGAAGGACCTCGGCAGTGTATCG GTGCTCGACTGGGTGAGATGCAGTCGCTAGCAGGACTTGCAGCAGTACTGCACAAGTTCAGCGTGGAGCCGACGACGACCACCAAGAGGTACCCAGACATCAACCACGGCAGCAACATTGTGCAATCCATCGAGGGAGGCCTCCCACTCAAACTGAAACTTAGGAGCAAGGAAAATAATGTTGCTGCATAA